In Mixophyes fleayi isolate aMixFle1 chromosome 4, aMixFle1.hap1, whole genome shotgun sequence, the following proteins share a genomic window:
- the LOC142149924 gene encoding olfactory receptor 2C3-like, whose protein sequence is MSTWNYTRVEEFILRGLTSQPNMQIVLFVIFLSCYVISLIGNIFIIFISSASSRLHTPMYVFVSNLSFLDIWYTSSIVPKMLINFLSVKKSISFYGCVTQMCIHLSLGGTECYLLLAMAYDRYAAICSPLHYTTIMHPVLCIKMATGSWIGGILNSLIHSVFALQLPFCGPNVINHFFCEVPSVLELVCADVSLNKTVIFFCAILVVMGPFFLILITYGYIISNIIKISTSVGRRKAFSTCASHIIVVSLFYGAIIFMYMRPGSTHVSNQDKMATLFYSVVTPMLNPLIYTLRNTDVKVALVDIARKIKLSGKVFEQ, encoded by the coding sequence ATGAGCACGTGGAACTACACCCGAGTGGAGGAATTCATCCTCCGTGGACTGACCAGCCAACCGAACATGCAGATTGTGTTATTTGTGATATTCTTATCATGTTATGTTATATCGCTTATCGGTAACATATTCATTATTTTCATCAGTAGTGCAAGCTCCCGGCTCCACACCCCTATGTATGTATTTGTGAGTAACTTATCCTTTTTGGACATTTGGTACACATCAAGCATTGTTCCCAAAATGCTCataaacttcctgtcagtgaaaAAAAGCATATCTTTCTATGGTTGTGTCACACAGATGTGTATCCATCTCTCTTTAGGAGGGACAGAGTGCTACCTCTTGTTAGCTATGGCCTATGACCGGTATGCTGCTATATGTAGTCCCTTACACTACACCACTATTATGCATCCTGTCTTGTGCATTAAAATGGCCACTGGATCTTGGATTGGTGGAATATTAAACTCATTAATACACTCAGTCTTTGCATTACAGTTACCCTTTTGTGGCCCCAATGTAATAAATCACTTTTTCTGTGAAGTGCCTTCAGTTTTGGAGCTGGTCTGTGCAGATGTATCTCTTAATAAGACTGTCATTTTCTTCTGTGCTATATTGGTAGTCATGGGACCATTTTTCCTTATCCTCATTACCTATGGTTATATCATATCCAACATAATAAAGATCAGTACATCCGTGGGACGCAGAAAGGCCTTCTCAACCTGTGCTTCACACATTATTGTGGTGTCCTTGTTTTATGGTgccattatatttatgtatatgagACCAGGATCAACCCATGTGTCTAACCAAGACAAAATGGCTACCTTGTTCTACAGTGTAGTTACTCCGATGCTGAATCCTCTGATCTACACTTTGAGAAACACAGACGTGAAAGTGGCATTGGTGGATATTGCAAGAAAAATAAAGTTGTCAGGGAAAGTATTTGAGCAGTAA